aatactaatccttcctgatcatcgagattgtgatgtcaatccttttcaaccggcgtgtttctcttcaagtggatctgagcatttcaacatccgcaagatcacctctcggtttcCCCAAGTTGTTCActtcatctgtccccaagttgcctttgttttacccaccctcccacccttgtttcttcaaggactcagattacttaatcaagtatccattttattcatgtgaagtctcttcattcttttctttcaatgctcgtatccggtgattctcatgaaggtaATAgcagagcttcaagttcatcattctctgttctttttcttctccggtggattcaattcaagctttgttgatcatatcttttcctcggttcaaatgttttctcatgccgacgcacctcttaatcatccacctcttgctatttttgtatccagagtgctgaagatatctcagaagatttgtgtctccattatcaatccgttcaagatatctcgaggttgttatctcattctagccatttaatccaACCGACACTTTATctattttaaatcgttcaacggtgtttctcttgagtgggccctaacccacaggtcttttcccaggatcttacataACTCTTCTAATTttgccggagttattctcaaattcatttcaaagtttgacgtaagaatgattggtcatcagtcaaatgtctttcttcaagatctttcaaattctttcattgttgattcaacctttattttctgcattattccgGAGTACCTaaaaaattcatggtggtgtttcttctcgtcattctcaacatttgaagaccgaagaagagttttttcctccaaatcttatccgttctctcaaagattcatgattctagctttatgccatcctctcataattgttttcgattgtgagaattcttttcacctatccggagcaattcagaagtcttttcagtttgattcatccaaagcccatcatctcagaattattcattccatctctcagctctcgttctccgaatcataccggtgcatctttcaaatattctcttatcagctcgtgatctcttcgttctcacgtATCTAAATTCTCTCTAGTATTTTCATtggttctctaattcttcccggtgtttctttatcttttcttcgttcatcttcaattcttacagtggtttgtTCAAGAGCTATCTTCttgggttatcatatcaattcattcgtttttTTTCAATCCCACtaatggttcgttgaagaccttcccaagtttatgctatatctatcttaatcctttcaacgagaataagtagtatgccaaatccattgtttgttatCAATTTAATTAGTAAAGGATggacataatgtaattcttattcttgtttcatcgagtaaattcaattccttattctggaggttcatcaaaattctcggtttctagttattgatatttctttttcggagtttcaagttttccgctttatctcgtcgcgaagctccatctaaaccaTTACAAGGCTTCTCCCGGAGTTCTTTTCAATTTTCCTTcgcttgatcattcttttgttaccggagttctcacgaaggctcGACATGGTGGTCTGTCAagaattcttttcattcttcaattgtccttcaagatttctctcgaagttatgatccaccaagctatactctcaaataaacatggtgctcaacacatgtattgttttgaggagttcgggcattcttcatcttgcattccgaaatgCAACTCTTTCTatctatcttttgaggtggtgttacgtcatttttgacaattgcttggtgtttcatgattcacaagttgtcaggaatgagatatttaaacccatcattttcttccttggagttatcttggtatagatttcacctaaagccttccctaaggaatgttgttattgtggtgcttatcaatgattcaagttatctctctatcatcttggtcgaagaagttttcatctcttctttgtttCGATCAATCATTGCTTtcggtggcagaatttcacctcagttttgagatgttttccataagccctcaactatcctgttcttttcgttgttgatttcccaacaactccgttcaatccttctttttaaggatgcttTTCAAATCCAGTTGTGGTAGAAGATGTCATTTTCCTCTCAATTTTTTTCTTtccaacgatccaacttctattcttttgttccagaGGCATCGTGATTTTGctttcttcactcatcatctcggattgtgaggatcgtattcttttcatgcttatccatttaaccggagtgtcgtgccatcTTTTCAAGTTCTTACCATTCTGCCAAGTTTTACctaccttctcaaccggagtgctatctGAAATCTTTTTTACCCCTTGTGCGATTATTtctatagttccggaggcagtgcgttgttgatttcatcaagcatactctcatcttgtcaagttcatattaaattcctttcatttacagtcggagtgatgtctagattatatcattcttattccttctctatcttgttttaaccggagtgttgtgtctatcattccttttCTAACCGGAGtcgcatccaagtgctttcattttgccaagttcatattattgccttccatttccaaccagagtactgtcgtaattgatctttagcgttccttgtacatctcgtttctaccggagtgcttgcatgtacttcttgtccattgcaacccttttcttatgtctttcaacctacaaggttctagtaatgttccttggtcctcttttctaatggagcgttttcaacttcgttcatcttcgttgttttctttctttcaatttgtccaacctcgcaaggttccttggtttcacttATTTGTCAAAGAATGAACTTAGTTTtatctcctcttcctcttcctttttccctccggtgccatcctagatctcgggacgagatcctctcatagtgatggagtgttgtgacgccccgagaccattgcgccaggtgtcttccagttattcattgttgttgccttgtcttttgcttgcgtgtcgcatcttgttatgtcatcatgtgcattgcatcatcatgctttcaaaacttgcattcgtccgggtctcccagtgccttccgttgtccgttctgagcccagacacacttgcacgcgcccgtggcatgtccgagatattattttataagtggccggaaaatgctctcggaatgggttgagggttggcatgcagtgttgttatgttgtcagtagaccgcctgccaagtttcatcgcattcaaagTCCGTTTGATAGTccaaccattaaactatagcggcattatagccggggtcgaacgtcggacgttttcggtctccgaaaacagccgccgggtctctctcttctcttctctcagcccaaggctttCTGCACAACCCACTACCATTCACCGCcatgccctacctaacctctctcgtcagcccgcggccctctctGCGcgtgtccgaaagttgtcccgaacccgacccgggcagtcatcaccaatgggtccggatcatcccctaacatctataaaacattaccgttttcttatttggactccctagtttATTTTTCCCGACCgttcgattttgatcggagggacgagatagcccctaacctaatcttcCTGAGATATATATTGACAAACCCTAAATTCGAGGAGGcttgtcccatcctcccagccagctgccgccgccactccaccaaataTCTCTTGGGATCCATTCCCTCCTCGTTTTCACACACCAACCAACAAAATCCATCCTTCCCTCGATCCCTTCGCTCTATTGAGCCGGAGCGCCCTGCCATGCGCGCACGATCCAAGCGAGGAGATCCTCCTCGCTCTCCCGTAGCCCAAGCCTCCTCTCGATTTCGTGCCTGTGCCATCCATCGCCCAAAGGAGCAAGGACCTCGCGCCCGATCTCCCTCGTCTTCACCATCCCGCGAGCAGCAGCAACAGTACCATGGTCTTCGTCCTcgtctcttcctcctctgctcgagCGCGCCCGTCCTTACAGCCTCGccgaaccaggccaccccggccAACCTCCGACCACCTGCAGGCCGACCCCGTCGCCGCTCCTTCCCTactcctcttccttctcctcccAACCTCACCCCGTTTTCCCCTGTCTATTTTTCTCCATGGACAGGGAGCGCCATGGTTTCTACTTCAAGCTTCTGCGTCGCCCGAAGCTCCTCGACGCCGGCCAGATCCGACGCCTTGGAGACCCGCGTCCCCGCCGGACCTCCGTCCTCTTCTGCTCCTCTACATGGCGCCGCCGTGCAAGTCCTCTCGTTCCTGTGTCGTTCGCGAGCTTGAGGGAGACGCAGCAACGCTCCCATTTTCTCCGTGGACCGCATCGAGCACCGGCGCCCATCCCGGCCTTCCTCGCTTCCACTCCGTCCTCGCCTGCACCCCGCCAGTCGCAGCCCGACGCCTCATCTGCCTCGCCCTGCATCGCTAGCAGCAAGCTCCGCCGCGCCGCCATCTGCCTCCCTTGCAATCAAGCTGCAGTCCTGCGTTGACCCCGCGGCTCGCCTCGATCTCCCTGCGTGGCCCGTAGCCAGCGCCAAGCCCTGCCCGTTGACCGCGCGTGGTCCTTCTTGCCCCAGCGCCTCTTCAGCCCGCCTGCCTCACCTCCTTGGGCCGAGCCCACAAGCTGAGCAGCCCCTCCAGTTCCCCTATTCCTATCGGGCTAGCCAGTTTCGACCCGCGTGTTTTTTTCCAGATATGTGAATTTTGCTATTATCCAGTGTTTGGCAGTTTTACAAAAAGACCCTCTAACTTCGTGCATATAattactcacaaaccgtgcatcggtttaaaatgttttatatatgaaaaatgcttagaattatgtgtagactaataatatgccactttcatgcatgttaaaaatgtttaaaataatGTTTGCATATAATTTGCCTATTGtcgtgctaaaatgctttatttcataactaaataaccgtagctccatttttaataaactttatatgtaaatggggtagaaaaatgcctagtttaacatggtggatttacttcgcatgtttaataactctaaaatatgctttaggatagaacagtaccataaccaaaaatatgcacatgaggagtttccggacttgttgtttgttgttccggcctcatttaaacttgcctatataggcagttttcatatgcttcacctcttgccatgctaaccaacatttaatattgttgagtacataaacgggagagaactaaataattgatgtggtgttccgtcaatatgcaactcgttgaatattgagctccacttaacttgtagttttgcttgtgcactttgccatgccatgcttcattaaaccggacatgcatcatacttggttgtgcatcatgccatgattatgtgatggttgtttattatgttgtttgtttctttccggtgtttcttcttcggattggttccgataacatcgcgtttgtgaggatccgtttgacttcgtccgtttgtcttcttcatggactcgttcttattccttgtgggatctcaggcaagatgaccataccctcgaaatcacttctatctttgcttgctagttgctcgctctattgctatgccgcgatacctaccacttgctatatcatgcctcccatattgccatgtcaagcctctaaccctcctttccgagcaaaccgttgtttggctatgttaccactttgctcatcccctcttatagcgttgctagttgcatctgaagatggagtttgttccttgttggaacatgattattgttgggatatcattattatatcttgtttactttgatgcacctatatacttggtaaagggtggaaggctcggccttatgcctggtgttttgttccactcttgccgccctagtttccgtcataccggtgttatgttccttgattttgcgttccttacacggttgggtgttatagggaccccttgacagttcgctttgaataaaactcctccagcaaggcctaaccttggttttaccatttgcctcaccaccacctacttttcccttgggagtcgctctcccgagggtcatctttattttaagacccccgggccagtgcttctctaagtgttggtccgaaacagagccacatGCAGCGCCACATCGGGGaaattgagggttggttttagttgtacgtagtgttcatccggtgttgccttgagaacgagatatgtgcagctcctatcgggatgtcgacgcatcgggcggtcttgctggtcttgttttaccattgtcaaaatgtcttgtaaccgggattctgagtctgatcgggtcttcttgggagaaggaatatccttcgttgaccgtgagagcttgtgatgggctaagttgggacactcctgcagggtttgaactttcgaaagccgtgcccgcggttatgggcagatgggaatttgttaatatccggttgtagaaaacttgacactaaaCGTAAGTAAAAtgtatcaactgcgtgtgtagcggcgatagtctcttttcggcggagtccgggaagagaaaacggtctcgtgttatgcttgaacgtaagtagtttcaggatcacttcttggtcacttatagcttctcaaccgagctttgcttctcttcttgctctcatttgcgtaagttagccaccatatatgctagtgcttgctgcagctccacctcactaccttttcctacccataagcttaaatagtcttgatctcgcgggtgtgagattgctgagtccccgtgactcacatattacttccaaaaccagatgcaggtgccgatgatgccagtgtagggaacgctaccgaactcaagtgagagttcgacgaggattcaggacgttactatgtgtcCTTTCTGaaagatcagtagtggagcccagttggggcgatcggggaaatattgcattaggggttgtctttctttatttggttccgtagtcggaccttgattgttttcttgttgatgtaatgctatatttatgtattgtgtgaagtgggattgtaagccaactctttatccctttcttattcagtacatgggatgtgtaaagattatccCTCTTGCGGCATGCCtattatgcggttatgcctctaagtcgtgctccgacacgtgggagatatagctgcatcgtgagtGTTACAACTGCTCTGGCCATGCTAACTTGTCTTTCCTCAAGCAAATCAACCAATGAAGGTATGTTTCCCTTGCCTTTTGATTTCCCATGTATGATTCGGTCTCGTCTCCATCATAATTTTGTCTTGCATCGCATCATGTACTATAGCTAGTTATCTGTCTCATTCATCATAAACTGGGATTTAAGAATTAATGATTCATACGACTCAACTTTTTATCCCTCTGCCTAATCAATCTAAAAAACGACAGTCTGATGCATTTATGTATGGGGCCAGACCCAGTACTGCAATATTTGGTCCCTGGTCTTTAGAGTGGTCAATAGTTCGTGATCTTGTTGTTTTCTAGTAGGAGTAGATCATGGAGGAATGAATGGTCACTGGACCTTGCGTTTGTTTAATTAGGGTCAATATATTTCTGTAGTTATTTTTGAATGGCATGCCACAATTCACTGTAAGCCGTGTCTTGATTAGTGTATACTTTTGTAGCTTGATAAATAGACTCTTCAGTCACATGTTGGCCTGGATACCATGAAAACAAACACTGCAGAAGAAAATTTACCTCTCTGCCTTTTATATATGACTTTGTGTGATGTAGCCTATTATACAGAAGAAAATATGATTTTTCAGTTGTGCCAATTAATAAATTAAGACGATGTTTTAGAAGTTTCACATTTGCTAACTACTATAGTAAGTTTGCTTATGTGTTTCTGATAATGTCTGCAGGGTAACAACGAAGCCTGAAGGCTAAACCGAAATCTGGATGCAAGTTCAAGCCTCTTTAATGGATGCAAAGATTTATTTTTAATGGTCCTAATGCATTTGTAATGGCGAGTTATAGTCTTTTATCTTCCATATCGTGCTTAATAAGTTGTGAACCTTCGAAGATCTTTGTTTCCGAGGAGCACAAGTTTCAGCCTTTAATGGCCCTTCAAACATCTTATCACTTTTATTGTCTGCATTATAGATTATTATATTTGAATGTTTGAATGCGTGAAGATGAAGCTTTCTAGATCTTTTTGATCTTGATCACTGAAAAAATGCAGAGTTTTTGGGGGTTGATTATCATTTTTAGATTGTAAATGTGTTGATTATACATATTGAGATATGCACATAGCAGCCAAACAGCATATGGAATTCATTTCGCAAATCCCCTCTGGCAGCCAAACAAGAAAATTGAACTTGGAATCCAAATCCCACAAAATGAAATTCTCCTAGGAATAAGATTATGGGagaatctggcaaaagaactgggccttcATTTCATTTCCACCAAATGAAATGAAAGTTTGGGTGCCAAATGAGTTATTAGAGATTTCATTATGGACTACACAtatataaatataagccttttttagagatttcactatggactacacatgtatatagacatattttgagaATTGATGTGTTGTCAGAGCTAGGTCATGCTATCACATACCGAGCGTAGACATACTTTGTGTTTAAGGATAATCACTTTGTGGCTAAGGATAACCGTGCGGGAATTTTTTTTACGGATAAGCAAAATGACGATGTACTTATCGTGGCGAGGCAAGCGTAAACGAACTCCTTGGATACAATACAATTGAATCCCTTGTTACCATTGTTTTAAGACTACTAGGTCGGGACcttctacccgagatctgccagcttTGACTCCGTCAATGAGTGTCACACACTTCCTTGAAAGCGTCTCGGTGGAACCCCAATCCCCTTTCACGGTCGGCATTGATGATTTCAGCGAGCTTCGGTCTCTGTGCAATCCACTTGGGTTGGTCTTGTGGCGCCGCCTTCATTGCTCGGTTCCTCCTCTCCGTCTGATGAACTCCGCTCCGACTGGTTCCTGCTGTCCACTTGTCGTTCCTTGGCGACATTTTGTGCTCTGCGTTCTATGAGATTGGGCTAGGCGTGTTTAGTTTGTCGTGTGTTGGAGGGATGAGCACCCCTTCTTTCTTCTGCTCCAACTCACACTTAGTGTGGTGCCTTCTTCTCTTTATGTTTGTCCTCTCATGTCTATCAATGAAAAGATACATTGCGTGTTCGGAAGAAAAAAAGGAGTTGCTCACAGATGAAGACGTTTTCCTGTGTTTCACTTGTAATTGATGCATACACGAAGCTTTTGGATGTCCATCGTAGAGAAAGAAACGAAGTAGTACATCTCAAATTTGCTGACggaacctcaaaaaaaaaaaaatttgcTGACGGGCGCGGCAAAGCGCGCCTCCGTCAAGCTAGTGCCTATTATGCCGCCTTACATACGGCTCCATCTCATCTTGTGGATGCGTACGTGGTGTCTTTGGACTCGTCGGCAGCGTCTAAGCTGTCAACCGCGGCAACCTTGGCCGGACCAAACCAACCTAGTCCAGTCACAACCGGAACAAGTGCCTTCTTTGGCACAGCAACGCGGATCCCGCAGCCACCGTCGCCGTCCCGAGCACCCTTTCCCGCCTTATCGCCTTGCTCCTTGTTGTGCCGCGGCTGGTCTTTGGAGTCGCTGAGCACAAGGTCCCTGGGAGGCAAGAAGCACTCGGTGGACAGCCCCGCAATGTTGAACTCCACCTCCTCGATGCTCCACGTCTCCTCCATGCACGTGCACGGTCTCTTCCTGCGCGCGTCGGCGTCGTCTACTGCTCCGGCGGCCCTCGTGAAGGGGGACACCGAGACGACGGTGCGGCCGGCGTGCGCGATGTTGAtgccgtcgacggggcggtagtcgcCGATGGTGGACGCCATGGTGGTCTCCCAGTACATGCTCGCGTAAGCTGCGTCGGCCGGCCTGGGGATGCGCAGCAGGTGGCTATCCTCGAGACGGACGAGCAGCCCCGTCCTCTGGCTGAAGTATCCCCATAGCGCGTGCCGGATCACCTCCACGTCGGCGCCGCTGCGGGCGTGCAGAGCGGAGGGTTCCGCGTCGACGCGGAGCACGAAGCAGTCCTCGCCGTCGACTGCTTCCTCGCCGACAGACGCGGCGCTGGAGAAGAGGTCCGCCGTGGATTTTGGGTCCAAACCCTGAACGCATCTGCGGATCGGTCGCGGCGGCCCCCGGGAGGCGTGGGCCTGCTGCTGCCACGGCGTCTGGCGCCAGGCAACCTTGCCGTCGCTGCCGGCGCTCATCTTGGTGCCACCGGCCACGACCATCTCCACGCACCAGAGCTCCGGCTTCTTCTGCCACACCACAAATCCTCCGTGCACCTCTCCCATTCCCTTCTTTGTTGCCTTGCTGCTCTTGGATGTAGTGCTGCTCATCCGCACCTTCCCCATGGCGAACATGCTAGTCGCCGCgctcagcgccgcctcgccgccggcagCCGCCACGTACTGCTCCACTATATACCTCGCCTTGGATAGCTCCTGAAAACACAAGGACCATTCATTAGCCGTGAAAATCACAAATATATCCCGCTGGCTGAATGCTGATCCAGTCGATCGATCGGTGGTAAAATGAAATCCAAGCACGTACGGTACGGGACTTACGAGGGGCTCCTCCTTGCTGTCACGTCCGCCCATGGGCCTCCTGGGCTGCACGGGCTGAGGCACCAGCGGCGCGCCCATCACGCCGAGCATGACCTGCACGCCGTCACGGCGATGCATATGCTGGTGATCGATGTGCATGTGCGTCCGCATCCACGCCTTCAGGTTGACCGTGCGGCGCCGGCGGGCCGGCACCTCCTGGTGGAGCTCGGGGACCGGCACCTCCAGCACGGTGTCGAGGCCGTCCTCCCGGTCTAGGTTGGGGCACACCTTCCTCATGGTCAATGCTCCTCGCCTCGATACCTAGCGCTCGACGTTGAACCGTACGTTTCGGCcgagaagaaggtggtggtgaggtGAGTGCACTCAGTTTCAGTCCCGTCCAATATATGGATGGATCGTGGATATGTGGCTGCACGTTCTGCGCTACCTTCGCTTCaccccaccatgttcttcatgctaTTATACTCGTAACAAATATACGGCGAATCCCATTGTTTATACTTATATTATACGGGATCGAATATTTGTGTTGTTCTGGCGATGAGCGGCGCGGTGAATGATTTTGATTCGCGTCGTCTCTCTGTACCTACCTGGGGCAGATTGTAGGGCACTTTGAGGGACATCTGATGATTTGACAGGTCCATGGGTTGGATGGATGCCCTCCAAGGCGTCAATGGATCCGCGAATTGGCATACGTGTACACCGACATCATTAGATTCCCCAAATTAGTTGTGCGGCAACCATTTCTAAAATTGATACTAATTGTGATCTCCGCTACCTAGCTTCCCCGAAAAACAAATGATAAAGAGATCGCGCGCAATCTCCGGAGGACAAAAAGTGTGCTGTAATGTAATCTGGTCTGGTGATCCTCTCCGATTCTAAATTTTCTGCCTGAATTCTAAAAAGTACATACACACTAATTAGCGAAACTGAGCGGCCGAACTctcatacatgcatgcatgcaatgttgTTGTCTAAAATTTTGTCTTTATGCATGACGTGGCGGATAGTAATGACATATTCATGTGAGCAAGAGATTCCTTGTCTGATGGGTGTGCATGTGCACTTATTTTGggttttcaaaattttaaaaagtcatatctttcaaaccgtgcatccaaattcAGATCCATCTTCACCGCTGGATTCCTCGCGGCgaaatctttgaaactagatccttCATGAGTATATTTTGACAAAAAAAATTGATGCCAACTTTGATGCTATATCGTGCAATTTTAGTACTGCATTATGCAATTTTAGTACTGAATGGTGCAATTTTTTTATAAACTTAGTTTTTGTAGATGCATGATCCAATTTTATATGAGATTGCAACCTACCAACCATGAGAACGTAATGTGTAACTAGTCTACTGCCCCCGCGAACAACCTAGTAGTCGATGTGCAACTCTCATCCTTACTCGTGGATGTGTAGTTTTTCATGCTTTTGCACACCCTGCCCACCCCCCTACCAGTGCTATGTGCAACTTAGTCTGTTGTTCACGCCAACAATTTATTAGTCGATGTGCAACTCCTTCCCCTCCCTTATTGTGGATATGCAGTTTCAGTTGGCGGAGGCAATACACGGAGTTGCACAAGTCCGGCAGGCAGTTGGCCGGGCCAAC
The sequence above is a segment of the Triticum dicoccoides isolate Atlit2015 ecotype Zavitan chromosome 1A, WEW_v2.0, whole genome shotgun sequence genome. Coding sequences within it:
- the LOC119266652 gene encoding uncharacterized protein LOC119266652, encoding MRKVCPNLDREDGLDTVLEVPVPELHQEVPARRRRTVNLKAWMRTHMHIDHQHMHRRDGVQVMLGVMGAPLVPQPVQPRRPMGGRDSKEEPLELSKARYIVEQYVAAAGGEAALSAATSMFAMGKVRMSSTTSKSSKATKKGMGEVHGGFVVWQKKPELWCVEMVVAGGTKMSAGSDGKVAWRQTPWQQQAHASRGPPRPIRRCVQGLDPKSTADLFSSAASVGEEAVDGEDCFVLRVDAEPSALHARSGADVEVIRHALWGYFSQRTGLLVRLEDSHLLRIPRPADAAYASMYWETTMASTIGDYRPVDGINIAHAGRTVVSVSPFTRAAGAVDDADARRKRPCTCMEETWSIEEVEFNIAGLSTECFLPPRDLVLSDSKDQPRHNKEQGDKAGKGARDGDGGCGIRVAVPKKALVPVVTGLGWFGPAKVAAVDSLDAADESKDTTYASTR